One stretch of Ornithinimicrobium ciconiae DNA includes these proteins:
- a CDS encoding Type 1 glutamine amidotransferase-like domain-containing protein encodes MRRRPAVSLVLVLCLAAPFAATAAHSDAPQTLVPIGGGYSTESLQGFAVQAMSAGSGDTVDLYVIPSSYGDAPQDREENLALAQERTDQIEAACDDVVDLAEFSGGCEATLLPLLAREDALDPAASEGLDDPDTDGVYILGGDQVLAMHVLANSPAEERLATAYSQGAVISGTSAGNAVQSRSMGAGYPEPGYPWNALERDMSLIFWGDDLGSEERGLSFGSQQIILDQHFYERGRFGRLLSWTAQSVERYGGAGKLGVGVDWGTAPVIRDDAVITDVFGASSVALLDFSTATELDWVGPRETLSVRNVMTHLVAPDTGATYDITARAVAQDGGTVPVPERSALPPLATSGRGTLWLGGGDNDSSDSPALADFVAQAQDATRGKGKTSLLVLALGYADETDALAEVTAYTEAAAELGWTGDVDVRVHGTDAIPASVVARAAGVLVVGGDQSLMAQEVADPQLRSALSQAIQRPTSVLTDGAATAILGEQYVTDVDPTTEDEAIAMFRADEVSTAPGLGLVEGYTLEPTLTYDYRWGRLFGAAHDEPEVISLGISELTALEVTRHGATVVGERSVIAVDGSDAFWSTGSNGALGASVVWLDVFSTGDAIG; translated from the coding sequence ATGCGTCGTCGACCCGCTGTCTCGCTCGTGCTCGTCCTGTGCCTGGCAGCACCTTTTGCTGCCACGGCCGCGCACTCCGACGCCCCGCAGACACTGGTGCCGATCGGAGGCGGCTACTCCACCGAGTCGCTGCAGGGATTCGCGGTGCAGGCCATGAGCGCAGGCAGCGGCGACACGGTCGACCTCTATGTGATCCCGTCCAGCTATGGGGACGCGCCCCAGGACCGGGAGGAGAACCTCGCCCTGGCCCAGGAACGCACCGACCAGATCGAGGCGGCGTGCGATGACGTGGTCGATCTCGCCGAGTTCAGTGGCGGCTGCGAGGCGACTCTCCTGCCGTTGCTGGCGCGAGAGGACGCCCTCGACCCGGCGGCCTCCGAAGGGCTGGACGACCCGGACACCGACGGCGTCTACATCCTCGGCGGTGACCAGGTCCTGGCCATGCACGTGCTGGCCAACTCCCCGGCCGAGGAGCGCCTCGCCACGGCCTACTCCCAGGGGGCTGTGATCAGCGGGACGAGCGCGGGCAACGCGGTCCAGTCCCGCTCCATGGGTGCTGGCTATCCCGAGCCCGGTTATCCCTGGAACGCCCTCGAGCGCGACATGTCGCTGATCTTCTGGGGTGACGACCTGGGCAGCGAGGAGCGCGGGCTGTCCTTCGGCTCGCAGCAGATCATCCTCGACCAGCACTTCTATGAGCGCGGTCGCTTTGGTCGGCTCCTGTCCTGGACCGCACAGTCCGTCGAGCGCTACGGCGGAGCCGGCAAGCTGGGCGTCGGCGTCGACTGGGGCACGGCCCCCGTGATCCGTGACGATGCCGTGATCACCGACGTCTTCGGGGCGAGCTCGGTGGCCCTGCTCGACTTCAGCACCGCGACGGAGTTGGACTGGGTGGGGCCGCGCGAGACCCTCTCGGTGCGCAACGTGATGACCCACCTGGTGGCCCCCGACACGGGGGCGACCTACGACATCACAGCACGCGCTGTCGCACAGGACGGTGGCACCGTGCCGGTGCCCGAGCGGTCGGCGCTGCCGCCACTGGCGACCAGTGGCCGGGGCACGCTCTGGCTGGGCGGCGGGGACAACGACTCCTCCGACTCGCCGGCCCTGGCCGACTTCGTCGCGCAGGCCCAGGACGCCACGCGCGGCAAGGGCAAGACCTCCCTGCTGGTCCTCGCCCTGGGTTACGCCGACGAGACGGACGCGCTGGCTGAGGTGACGGCATACACCGAGGCTGCGGCAGAGCTCGGTTGGACCGGTGACGTCGACGTCCGCGTCCACGGGACCGACGCCATCCCCGCCAGCGTGGTCGCCCGGGCCGCGGGCGTCCTGGTGGTCGGCGGTGACCAGTCCCTGATGGCGCAGGAGGTGGCCGACCCGCAGCTGCGCAGCGCCTTATCCCAGGCCATCCAGCGCCCCACCTCGGTGCTGACCGACGGGGCGGCCACGGCGATCCTGGGTGAGCAGTACGTCACCGACGTGGACCCCACGACAGAGGACGAGGCGATCGCCATGTTCCGGGCCGACGAGGTGAGCACGGCTCCCGGGCTGGGACTGGTCGAGGGCTACACCCTGGAGCCGACGCTGACCTATGACTACCGCTGGGGCCGGCTGTTCGGTGCGGCCCACGACGAGCCGGAGGTGATCTCGCTCGGCATCAGCGAGCTGACCGCGCTCGAGGTGACCCGCCACGGCGCCACCGTGGTGGGTGAGCGCTCGGTGATCGCCGTGGACGGCTCGGACGCGTTCTGGTCCACCGGCAGCAATGGCGCCCTCGGTGCCTCCGTCGTGTGGCTGGACGTGTTCAGCACTGGTGACGCGATCGGGTGA
- a CDS encoding amidohydrolase family protein: protein MSTPAAITIRDVRPWGGPAVDLVVTDGVVTAVTPTTAYAEGPATAAASPDLARTLSPDSATSPDSATSPDSATSPDSATSPDSATPPDPTSSPDAVVQGRGRIALPSFTDAHCHLDSTRVGLPFRPHTGGPGVWTMMLNDRANWRDAEVGITERVTDLLGREIAHGTTTVRSFAQVDVDAGLERLEAVLTAREVHRDRASVQVVAFPQAGLLREDGSPQVLEDALRAGADVVGGIDPCTLDRDPVRHLDIVFGLAEKYGLPVDVHLHEPGDLGMFSADLIIERTLALGMQGQVLISHGYALFDDPTKVDGLLDQLALADIAMATIAPGGKSRVPVDRLTEAGVRVGLGQDGQRDYWSPYGNADMLDRTWQLAFTMGHRADHLIEHCVAVATRGGRSIMEPQTPALSALSDRPGVSVGDPADLVLVAAETVTSAVMDRPSDRTVVRAGRVVADGLQLV, encoded by the coding sequence ATGAGCACACCTGCAGCGATCACCATTCGGGACGTCCGCCCCTGGGGTGGCCCAGCGGTGGATCTCGTCGTCACCGACGGGGTGGTCACCGCAGTCACCCCCACCACTGCGTATGCCGAAGGCCCGGCCACCGCTGCTGCCTCCCCCGACCTCGCACGCACACTCTCCCCCGACTCCGCGACCTCCCCCGACTCCGCGACCTCCCCCGACTCCGCGACCTCCCCCGACTCCGCGACCTCCCCCGACTCCGCGACCCCTCCCGACCCCACGTCCTCACCCGACGCAGTGGTCCAGGGCCGCGGACGGATCGCCCTGCCCAGCTTCACCGACGCGCACTGCCACCTGGACTCCACCCGCGTGGGCCTGCCCTTCCGGCCGCACACCGGCGGGCCAGGCGTCTGGACGATGATGCTCAACGACCGGGCCAACTGGCGCGACGCTGAGGTGGGAATCACCGAACGGGTCACGGACCTGCTGGGTCGCGAGATCGCCCACGGCACCACGACCGTGCGCTCCTTCGCCCAGGTGGATGTCGACGCCGGGCTGGAGCGTCTCGAGGCGGTGCTCACCGCGCGAGAGGTGCACCGGGACCGTGCCTCCGTGCAGGTGGTGGCGTTCCCGCAGGCCGGACTGTTGCGCGAGGACGGCTCACCGCAGGTGCTGGAGGACGCGTTACGGGCAGGGGCGGATGTGGTCGGCGGCATCGATCCGTGCACCCTGGACCGCGACCCGGTCCGTCACCTGGACATCGTCTTTGGCCTGGCAGAGAAGTACGGGCTGCCCGTCGACGTCCACCTGCACGAGCCTGGTGACCTCGGCATGTTCAGCGCCGACCTGATCATCGAGCGCACCCTGGCCTTGGGCATGCAGGGGCAGGTGCTGATCTCCCACGGCTACGCGCTGTTCGATGACCCCACCAAGGTCGACGGGCTGCTCGATCAGTTGGCCCTGGCGGACATTGCCATGGCGACGATCGCGCCCGGCGGCAAGTCCCGGGTCCCGGTCGACCGACTGACCGAGGCGGGCGTGCGGGTCGGGCTCGGTCAGGACGGGCAGCGCGACTACTGGTCGCCCTACGGCAATGCCGACATGCTCGACCGCACCTGGCAACTGGCCTTCACGATGGGACACCGCGCCGATCACCTGATCGAGCACTGCGTCGCGGTCGCCACCCGCGGCGGCCGCTCGATCATGGAGCCGCAGACGCCGGCGTTGAGCGCACTCTCGGACCGCCCCGGTGTGAGCGTGGGCGACCCCGCTGACCTGGTGCTCGTCGCCGCAGAGACCGTCACCTCTGCGGTGATGGACCGACCCTCGGACCGGACCGTGGTGCGCGCCGGACGGGTTGTCGCGGACGGGCTGCAGCTGGTGTGA
- a CDS encoding crotonase/enoyl-CoA hydratase family protein encodes MSENALLVERDEHIETWTINRPEKRNPISDEEVVAALVEAVDRVNRDRDVRAVVLTGAGTAFSAGGDVKKMRDREGIFGGHPFQVREGYRYGIQQIPLAFHRCEVPMVAAVNGPAVGAGCDLALMCDLRVAADTAWFAESFVKLGIIPGDGGAWLLPRVVGPARAAEVALTGDRVDAQTALAWGLVNQVVPAAELLEAATTLARRIAVNPPHAVRMGKKLLRESGHQSLASHLEMSAAMQALAHHAPDHTEAIGAFLDKREPTFTGE; translated from the coding sequence ATGAGCGAGAACGCCCTGCTGGTCGAGCGTGACGAGCACATCGAGACCTGGACGATCAACCGTCCCGAGAAGCGCAACCCGATCTCCGACGAGGAGGTGGTCGCGGCGCTGGTGGAGGCCGTGGACCGGGTGAACCGCGACCGTGACGTGCGGGCGGTGGTGCTCACGGGTGCGGGCACGGCCTTCTCCGCCGGAGGCGATGTGAAGAAGATGCGGGATCGGGAGGGCATCTTCGGCGGCCACCCGTTCCAGGTGCGGGAGGGCTACCGCTACGGCATCCAGCAGATCCCCCTGGCCTTCCACCGATGTGAGGTGCCGATGGTCGCGGCCGTCAACGGCCCGGCGGTCGGGGCCGGGTGCGACCTGGCGCTGATGTGCGACCTGCGGGTGGCGGCAGACACCGCCTGGTTCGCCGAGTCGTTCGTCAAGCTCGGCATCATCCCCGGGGACGGCGGGGCCTGGCTGCTCCCCCGCGTCGTCGGCCCGGCCCGGGCCGCCGAGGTGGCGCTGACCGGGGACCGGGTCGATGCGCAGACCGCGCTCGCCTGGGGCCTGGTCAACCAGGTCGTCCCTGCGGCGGAGCTGCTCGAGGCTGCGACGACGCTGGCCCGACGGATCGCCGTCAACCCTCCGCACGCCGTGCGGATGGGCAAGAAGCTCCTGCGTGAGTCCGGCCACCAGAGCCTGGCCTCACACCTGGAGATGTCGGCTGCCATGCAGGCTCTGGCTCACCACGCACCCGACCACACCGAGGCGATCGGTGCCTTCCTGGACAAGCGGGAGCCAACGTTCACCGGTGAGTGA
- a CDS encoding AMP-binding protein gives MSEARLTTPPSDQWADLADLITWDSPYSSLWEPDERSGRWFTGGTLNLSVNCLDRHLADHGERVAVLWEGEPGDRRSMTYAELHEQVCALARALRGMGVGQGDRVGLHLGWLPETVVAMLACARIGAVHTVLPAPLPVEPLADRLEMLDLKVLFTQDGAWRHGTVLPLKARADEALLAGGSVQHTIVVRRTGMDVAWFEGDRWYHDLVAASRPGQAVVDPDGEASAPVALPADHPIASVPLANKGGQPVTVVHGTATMLAAALAVHRELRTGGVFWCAGDIAWAVTQFHGIYGPLSYGDSAVMFEGTLDVPSQTRAWDIISRYAVEHMVTSPSVVRTVRGWARELPEVSALPSLRRVTTAGEPVDEELAQWLREAFAAQHLHVSDAWGQLELGGIVRVTDSGPDGAGTDVGTLPDCGLDIVDPDGHPLPDGMVGEAVLRLPWAGTMVGVEGSQAAVTDSHWTRHPGSYSTGDLAVRDRNGGVSFLGRTDDVVSVSGQLVSLREVREVLAEHPFVAGAEVTWRKDPELGRAIVGAVALSSAVGPDPDLDAVAVELMDAVREVMGGLARPRALLVVDRFGDELGRTERARAIGTLATPDRAGAPRQVTWAQILAAAGQ, from the coding sequence ATGTCTGAGGCCAGGCTGACCACTCCCCCGTCCGACCAGTGGGCCGACCTCGCCGACCTGATCACCTGGGACAGCCCCTACTCCTCCCTCTGGGAGCCCGACGAGCGCTCAGGGCGCTGGTTCACCGGCGGCACCCTCAACCTCTCGGTCAACTGCCTGGACCGGCACCTGGCCGACCACGGCGAGCGGGTCGCCGTGCTGTGGGAGGGCGAGCCGGGCGACCGCCGTTCCATGACGTATGCCGAGCTGCACGAGCAGGTGTGCGCCCTCGCCCGGGCGTTGCGCGGGATGGGCGTGGGTCAGGGCGACCGGGTGGGGCTGCACCTGGGATGGCTGCCGGAGACGGTCGTCGCCATGCTCGCCTGCGCCCGGATCGGTGCCGTCCACACGGTGCTGCCGGCACCGCTGCCGGTCGAGCCGCTGGCCGACCGGCTGGAGATGCTGGACCTGAAGGTGCTGTTCACCCAGGACGGTGCCTGGCGTCACGGCACCGTCCTGCCGCTCAAGGCGCGCGCCGATGAGGCCCTGCTGGCCGGCGGGTCGGTCCAGCACACCATCGTCGTGCGTCGCACCGGCATGGACGTCGCCTGGTTCGAGGGCGACCGGTGGTATCACGACCTGGTGGCCGCCAGCCGTCCGGGTCAGGCGGTGGTCGATCCCGATGGTGAGGCGTCCGCCCCCGTCGCGCTCCCCGCCGACCATCCGATCGCGTCCGTGCCGCTGGCCAACAAGGGCGGCCAACCGGTCACCGTGGTGCACGGGACTGCCACCATGCTGGCCGCCGCGCTGGCCGTGCACCGCGAGCTGCGCACCGGCGGGGTCTTCTGGTGCGCGGGCGACATCGCCTGGGCCGTCACCCAGTTCCATGGCATCTATGGCCCGCTGTCCTATGGCGACTCCGCGGTGATGTTCGAGGGCACCCTGGACGTGCCCAGCCAGACCCGCGCGTGGGACATCATCAGCCGGTATGCCGTGGAGCACATGGTGACCAGCCCCTCGGTGGTGCGCACCGTGCGCGGTTGGGCCCGGGAGCTTCCCGAGGTCTCGGCCCTGCCCTCCCTGCGCCGGGTCACCACCGCCGGGGAGCCGGTCGATGAGGAGCTGGCGCAGTGGCTCCGCGAGGCCTTTGCCGCCCAGCACCTACACGTCTCCGACGCCTGGGGCCAGCTCGAGCTCGGCGGCATCGTCCGGGTGACCGACAGCGGGCCGGACGGCGCCGGGACCGATGTCGGCACCCTGCCGGACTGCGGGCTGGACATCGTGGACCCCGACGGGCACCCGTTGCCGGACGGCATGGTCGGCGAGGCGGTGTTGCGTCTGCCCTGGGCCGGGACCATGGTCGGCGTCGAGGGCTCTCAGGCCGCGGTGACCGACTCGCACTGGACCCGTCACCCGGGCTCCTACTCCACCGGCGACCTCGCGGTGCGCGACCGCAACGGCGGGGTCTCGTTCCTGGGGCGCACTGACGACGTGGTCTCGGTCTCCGGACAGCTGGTGTCGCTGCGGGAGGTCCGCGAGGTGCTGGCCGAGCACCCGTTCGTGGCAGGTGCGGAAGTCACCTGGCGCAAGGATCCTGAGCTGGGGAGGGCGATCGTGGGTGCCGTCGCGCTCAGCAGCGCCGTCGGACCCGACCCGGACCTGGACGCTGTGGCCGTCGAGCTCATGGATGCCGTCCGGGAGGTGATGGGCGGTCTCGCCCGACCCCGTGCGCTGCTGGTCGTGGACCGGTTCGGCGACGAGCTGGGACGCACCGAGCGCGCCCGTGCCATCGGCACACTGGCCACCCCGGACCGTGCTGGCGCCCCACGCCAGGTCACCTGGGCCCAGATCCTCGCCGCCGCCGGCCAGTAG
- a CDS encoding IclR family transcriptional regulator, translating to MNAGQVESTARVEEANAGGRGGLGTVRNAVRLLELLGEGPAYQQLTDLAERSQMSIPTVHRLLRSLVLADLVVQDPRSSRYGLGPELTRLSNHYLSRLPLLGALGPYLGQLRDQIGTTIHVETLVHGEVVYVDRVDGSDRGPYRDTHRVAPALSCAGGRLLAARSTDEEWTRALERADEIDRTTAQAEGARDEWAAADHLAHEPDDPTQPAEVAVPLVDGQGLTVAALAATLERPDDTDTVTRVATHLARAARAAGRTLGHV from the coding sequence ATGAACGCAGGGCAGGTTGAGTCGACCGCACGGGTCGAGGAGGCCAACGCGGGGGGTCGCGGTGGGTTAGGGACGGTGCGCAACGCAGTCCGGCTGCTGGAGCTGTTGGGCGAGGGCCCGGCATACCAACAGCTCACGGACCTGGCGGAACGCTCCCAGATGTCCATCCCCACCGTACACCGACTGCTGCGCTCCCTGGTGCTCGCCGACCTCGTCGTCCAAGACCCGCGGTCCTCGCGCTACGGGCTCGGGCCGGAGCTCACGCGCCTGTCCAACCACTACCTCTCCCGGCTGCCCCTGCTCGGAGCGCTCGGGCCCTATCTGGGCCAGTTGCGCGACCAGATCGGCACCACCATCCACGTCGAGACCCTCGTCCACGGTGAGGTGGTCTACGTTGACCGCGTCGACGGCTCGGACCGAGGTCCCTATCGCGACACCCACCGGGTCGCTCCGGCCCTCAGCTGCGCCGGCGGCCGGCTGCTGGCCGCGCGCAGCACCGACGAGGAGTGGACGCGCGCGCTGGAGCGGGCCGACGAGATCGATCGGACCACGGCGCAGGCGGAGGGCGCCCGGGACGAGTGGGCCGCAGCCGACCACCTGGCGCACGAGCCGGACGACCCGACCCAGCCTGCCGAGGTGGCCGTGCCGCTGGTGGACGGTCAGGGACTCACGGTGGCAGCCCTGGCGGCCACCCTCGAGCGACCCGACGACACGGACACCGTGACCCGGGTCGCGACCCACCTCGCCCGAGCAGCCCGCGCGGCAGGAAGGACCCTGGGGCATGTCTGA
- a CDS encoding ABC transporter ATP-binding protein, which yields MLTRAYQHSLRGSHLPAGQPLLEIDNISLRFGGVKALRDISITVTEGDIHAVIGPNGAGKSSLLNCISGLYHPQEGQIRLHTTTGSGPEAAVGEEESADRATGELQTHTLTRLPPYKIARLGVARSFQNIELFSAMTVLENLMLGRHIHMKKSVLASMLWLGPARRQEIEHRQLVEEVIDLLQLQAVRNKHVGALAYGVQKRVELGRALCLQPALLLLDEPMAGMNAEEKEDMARYILDVHELAHVSVVLIEHDMNVVMDISDRVSVLDFGAKIADGTPDEVKADPAVIEAYLGAEDEDAEVREAVAKIEHDQQVEQGQSEENRG from the coding sequence GTGCTCACCAGGGCCTATCAGCATTCACTGCGCGGCAGCCATCTTCCGGCCGGTCAGCCGCTGTTGGAGATCGACAACATCTCTCTGCGCTTCGGTGGCGTCAAGGCGCTGCGGGACATCTCGATCACGGTCACCGAGGGGGACATCCACGCGGTCATCGGTCCCAACGGTGCCGGCAAGTCCTCCCTGCTGAACTGCATCAGCGGGCTCTATCACCCGCAGGAGGGGCAGATCCGGCTGCACACGACGACCGGGTCCGGCCCTGAGGCCGCGGTGGGCGAGGAGGAGTCTGCGGACCGAGCCACCGGCGAGCTCCAGACGCACACGCTGACCAGGCTGCCGCCATACAAGATCGCGCGGCTGGGGGTGGCGCGGTCCTTCCAGAACATCGAGTTGTTCTCGGCGATGACGGTCCTGGAGAACCTGATGCTCGGCCGGCATATCCACATGAAGAAGAGCGTGCTGGCCTCGATGTTGTGGCTCGGGCCGGCGCGTCGGCAGGAGATCGAGCACCGCCAGCTGGTCGAGGAGGTCATTGACCTGCTGCAGCTGCAGGCGGTGCGCAACAAGCATGTGGGCGCGCTGGCCTATGGCGTGCAGAAGCGGGTCGAGCTGGGCCGAGCACTGTGCCTGCAGCCGGCGCTGCTGCTGCTGGATGAGCCGATGGCGGGCATGAATGCCGAGGAGAAGGAGGACATGGCGCGCTACATCCTGGATGTGCACGAGCTGGCGCACGTCTCCGTGGTCCTCATCGAGCACGACATGAACGTCGTCATGGACATCTCGGACCGGGTCAGCGTCCTGGACTTCGGGGCCAAGATCGCCGACGGCACCCCGGATGAGGTCAAGGCCGACCCTGCGGTGATCGAGGCCTACCTGGGTGCTGAGGACGAGGACGCCGAGGTCCGGGAGGCCGTGGCCAAGATCGAGCACGACCAGCAGGTCGAGCAGGGCCAGTCGGAGGAGAACCGTGGCTGA
- a CDS encoding AMP-binding protein gives MADNEQNLPTKAQEAVHTSPQLGGDTFPRLLLHLAGERPDDVAMQEKQYGIWQPITWAGYAERVKDTAHGLAALGIERGEIVAVLGDNRPEWLIAELAAQSMGCAVVGIYPTSIGEELRHILTTARARVVVAEDQEQVDKLLRLLDEEDPADSEPLLIERIVYYDPHGLEQYDDAVLLEFTDLEAMGRERASEQPTWFEEQIASGSAEDIAVICTTSGTTSKPKLGELSHSNLLTMGQNLTQIDPIRTKDRYVSFLPFAWIGEQMLAVACGLSNGVTISFPEDSATQRSDLREIGPDIMFSPPRIWESMLSEVQVRIDEAGWLKRKVFGWGYDVGDKVAAMRVTGKKPGPALALSHKLADAVATRPVRDQLGLARIRRCYTGGAPLGPDVFRFYHAIGVNLKQIYGQTEICGIAVVHRDDDVPFNTVGTPIPGTEMRITDDGEILLRSASVFRGYHRQPEETAKTVDADGWLHTGDAGYLDDNGHLVVIDRAKDVLTAADGTRYSSAFIENKLKFSPYVEEAVVFAPSDSPDDAGGMTALIILDPATVGSWAEHERLSYTTYTDLAAKPEVYDLIAEETTRANEDLPETIRVTRFVLLHKQLDPDDDEITRTRKVRRNVIADRYAQIISALQRGADDVTIHSRVTYQDGTSIERELTLDIFDLTTYTIPQGRGRRPVWSGRR, from the coding sequence GTGGCTGACAACGAGCAGAACCTTCCCACGAAGGCGCAGGAGGCGGTCCACACCTCCCCACAACTGGGCGGAGACACGTTCCCGCGGCTGCTCCTGCACCTGGCGGGGGAGCGTCCGGACGACGTGGCGATGCAGGAGAAGCAGTACGGCATCTGGCAGCCGATCACCTGGGCGGGCTATGCCGAGCGGGTCAAGGACACCGCGCACGGGCTGGCGGCGCTGGGCATCGAGCGCGGCGAGATCGTCGCGGTGCTGGGTGACAACCGGCCGGAGTGGTTGATCGCCGAGCTCGCCGCGCAGTCCATGGGGTGTGCGGTGGTGGGGATCTATCCCACCTCGATCGGTGAGGAGCTGCGGCACATCCTGACCACGGCCCGGGCCCGTGTCGTGGTCGCCGAGGACCAGGAGCAGGTGGACAAGTTGCTGCGCCTCCTCGACGAGGAGGACCCGGCCGACAGCGAGCCGCTGCTGATCGAGCGGATCGTCTACTACGACCCGCACGGGCTCGAGCAGTATGACGACGCCGTCCTGCTGGAGTTCACCGACCTGGAGGCGATGGGTCGCGAGCGCGCGAGCGAGCAGCCGACCTGGTTTGAGGAGCAGATCGCCTCGGGCAGTGCCGAGGACATCGCGGTCATCTGCACCACCTCGGGCACCACGTCCAAGCCCAAGCTGGGTGAGCTGTCCCACAGCAATCTGCTGACGATGGGGCAGAACCTGACGCAGATCGACCCGATCCGCACCAAGGACCGTTATGTCTCGTTCCTGCCGTTCGCCTGGATCGGTGAGCAGATGCTCGCCGTGGCCTGCGGACTGTCCAACGGTGTGACGATCTCCTTCCCGGAGGACAGCGCCACCCAGCGCAGTGACCTGCGCGAGATCGGGCCGGACATCATGTTCTCCCCGCCGCGGATCTGGGAGTCGATGCTCTCGGAGGTGCAGGTCCGCATCGACGAGGCCGGCTGGCTCAAGCGCAAGGTCTTCGGCTGGGGCTATGACGTGGGCGACAAGGTGGCCGCGATGCGGGTCACCGGCAAGAAGCCGGGGCCGGCACTGGCCCTGAGCCACAAGCTGGCCGACGCGGTCGCCACCCGGCCGGTGCGTGACCAGCTCGGGCTGGCCCGGATCCGGCGCTGCTACACCGGTGGTGCCCCGCTGGGCCCGGACGTCTTCCGCTTCTATCACGCGATCGGGGTCAACCTGAAGCAGATCTACGGACAGACCGAGATCTGCGGCATCGCCGTGGTGCACCGCGACGACGACGTGCCGTTCAACACCGTCGGCACCCCGATCCCGGGCACCGAGATGCGGATCACCGACGACGGCGAGATCCTGCTGCGCTCGGCCTCGGTCTTCCGCGGCTACCACCGCCAGCCGGAGGAGACGGCCAAGACGGTCGATGCCGACGGGTGGCTGCACACCGGTGACGCGGGCTATCTGGACGACAACGGGCACCTGGTGGTCATCGACCGTGCCAAGGACGTGCTCACTGCGGCCGACGGCACCCGCTACTCCAGCGCGTTCATCGAGAACAAGCTGAAGTTCAGCCCGTATGTCGAGGAGGCCGTGGTCTTTGCCCCGAGCGACTCCCCGGACGACGCGGGCGGTATGACGGCGCTGATCATCCTCGACCCGGCCACCGTCGGGTCGTGGGCCGAGCACGAGCGGCTGAGCTACACGACCTACACGGACCTGGCGGCCAAGCCGGAGGTCTATGACCTCATCGCCGAGGAGACCACCCGGGCCAACGAGGACCTCCCCGAGACGATCCGGGTCACCCGGTTCGTGCTGCTGCACAAGCAGCTCGACCCCGATGACGACGAGATCACCCGCACCCGCAAGGTGCGGCGCAATGTCATCGCCGACCGCTACGCGCAGATCATCTCGGCGCTGCAGCGCGGGGCCGACGACGTGACCATCCACAGCCGCGTCACCTATCAGGACGGCACGAGCATCGAGCGCGAACTGACCCTGGACATCTTTGACCTGACCACCTACACGATCCCGCAGGGCCGGGGCCGTCGACCCGTCTGGAGTGGTCGCCGATGA
- a CDS encoding branched-chain amino acid ABC transporter permease, whose protein sequence is MSNFINQLAYGLADGSILALAALGFVLIYKATGVINFAQGEFLLVGAYMFYTAYVVMGLPLIGAVFFGVVVATIIGVLVERLILRPMVGENPISIIMVTIGLSMFLKAVVQAFYGTTPKNQPAILPRSSVEFLGASIPLNRLLAIVIAAVVLTAFTIFFRKSRHGIAMRAVADDQQAAMTMGISVRRIFAMAWALAAVSALIAGVLLGDISAVDQNIAAFGLMVFPVVILGGLDSVPGTIVGGLTIGLLHQFTAAYWDAGLAGVVPYIALVLILLVRPYGIFGETRIERV, encoded by the coding sequence ATGAGCAACTTCATCAACCAGCTGGCCTACGGGCTGGCGGACGGGTCGATCCTGGCGCTGGCCGCGCTCGGCTTCGTCCTGATCTACAAGGCCACCGGCGTCATCAACTTCGCCCAGGGCGAGTTCCTGCTGGTCGGGGCCTACATGTTCTACACCGCGTATGTCGTGATGGGACTGCCGCTGATCGGTGCAGTGTTCTTCGGTGTCGTGGTGGCCACCATCATCGGTGTGCTGGTGGAGCGGTTGATCCTGCGTCCGATGGTCGGGGAGAACCCGATCAGCATCATCATGGTCACCATCGGGCTCTCGATGTTCCTCAAGGCGGTCGTCCAGGCCTTCTACGGGACCACGCCGAAGAACCAGCCGGCGATCCTGCCGCGCAGCTCGGTGGAGTTCCTCGGGGCCAGCATCCCGCTGAACCGGTTGTTGGCGATCGTGATCGCGGCGGTGGTGCTGACGGCCTTCACCATCTTCTTCCGCAAGTCCCGGCACGGCATCGCAATGCGCGCGGTGGCCGATGACCAGCAGGCAGCGATGACGATGGGCATCTCGGTGCGCCGCATCTTCGCGATGGCCTGGGCCCTGGCTGCCGTCAGCGCACTGATCGCCGGTGTGCTGCTCGGCGACATCTCCGCGGTCGACCAGAACATCGCCGCCTTCGGGTTGATGGTGTTCCCGGTGGTCATCCTCGGTGGTCTGGACTCGGTGCCCGGCACCATCGTCGGTGGACTGACGATCGGTCTGCTGCACCAGTTCACTGCGGCCTACTGGGATGCCGGGTTGGCCGGCGTCGTCCCATACATCGCTCTCGTCCTGATCTTGCTCGTGCGTCCGTACGGCATCTTCGGCGAGACCCGGATCGAGAGGGTGTGA